One window of Acidimicrobiales bacterium genomic DNA carries:
- a CDS encoding LLM class flavin-dependent oxidoreductase has translation MIHLDEVSNLRPLCEVVEGRERREVDLHRGYFAVMRIGLTGGGSSADRIVEQAQQAEADGFSHLWFPSAVLGDPLAPMALAGKATTSIELGTSVLVTYACHPILQANRALSTAATMDRPGLTLGVGPSHKPVVEDYLGLSYEGVGAHTETYAKTVGALLKDKPVTFMLSALAPRLLRVAGEHADGTILWMANAKAVASHVAPRITKAAANAGRPAPRIVAGLPVAVCDDAAEGRAQAAKDFANYGELPNYRRILDIGGAAEPADAAIVGDEASVTAQITALFEAGATDVWCAPFVVGEARSASRRRTRDLLNELAGA, from the coding sequence GTGATCCATCTCGACGAGGTAAGCAACCTGCGCCCGCTCTGCGAGGTCGTCGAAGGGCGCGAACGCCGAGAGGTCGATCTCCACAGGGGTTACTTTGCCGTAATGCGCATTGGACTGACCGGCGGAGGCAGCAGTGCCGACCGCATCGTCGAGCAGGCACAGCAGGCCGAGGCCGACGGGTTCAGCCATCTGTGGTTCCCGAGCGCCGTGCTGGGCGACCCACTGGCGCCGATGGCCCTGGCGGGCAAGGCGACCACGTCGATCGAACTCGGCACCTCCGTCCTCGTAACCTACGCCTGCCACCCGATCCTCCAGGCCAACCGCGCCTTGTCGACGGCGGCGACCATGGACCGGCCGGGGCTCACCCTCGGCGTCGGTCCGTCGCACAAGCCCGTTGTCGAGGACTACCTCGGCTTGTCGTACGAGGGTGTCGGCGCGCACACCGAGACCTACGCCAAGACCGTCGGCGCCCTCCTCAAGGACAAGCCGGTGACCTTCATGCTCTCGGCGCTGGCGCCGCGGCTGCTGCGCGTTGCCGGCGAGCACGCCGACGGCACCATTCTGTGGATGGCCAACGCCAAGGCGGTGGCGTCCCACGTCGCGCCGCGCATCACCAAGGCGGCGGCCAACGCCGGCCGACCGGCGCCGCGCATCGTGGCGGGCCTGCCCGTTGCCGTGTGCGACGACGCCGCCGAAGGTCGTGCGCAGGCAGCGAAGGACTTCGCCAACTACGGCGAGTTGCCGAATTACCGCCGCATCCTCGACATCGGCGGCGCCGCCGAACCGGCCGACGCCGCCATCGTCGGCGACGAAGCATCGGTCACCGCGCAGATCACGGCGCTGTTCGAGGCCGGCGCCACCGACGTGTGGTGCGCGCCTTTCGTGGTCGGCGAGGCCAGAAGCGCGTCGCGCCGGCGCACGCGCGACCTCCTGAACGAACTGGCGGGCGCGTAG
- a CDS encoding PKD domain-containing protein gives MRLLLRRVNRGLCVAGVVAAVGAATFGLPAGAAQPGGNGEIVFTRRMPDYRYELFAVNPDGTGLHPLTQAPEQAAFPSFFAAGSKIAYSGDLAATMNPDGSGKQALPGIAPRLYLRVSPDGTHFMYEAGDDSNAKIETVNFDGSGTHRLFPDSGEGEWFPTWAPDSRRIAYIRIPSSGRREVWVTDSDGANAHFVAALPPFSGSSPPSFSPDGHRIAFAGTEYLGDGVYQPHLFLVGDAGGEVTDVPVTLPATGFGSPSFSPDGQRLVFAASGASPGLYSVAIDGTNLIQLTSGSDDDDPQWQPLTAANLPTTTTTTTSTTSTTVLSNAAPKPIITLATSGRTLQVSGARSTDPDGTVASYQWLWGDKAGGTARTKSATHTYAYAGTYRVVLTVTDDDGATASTETWVHVN, from the coding sequence GTGCGCCTTCTGCTTCGCCGCGTCAACCGCGGCCTGTGCGTTGCCGGAGTCGTCGCCGCGGTCGGCGCCGCGACGTTCGGGTTGCCGGCGGGCGCGGCACAACCAGGCGGCAACGGAGAGATCGTCTTCACGCGGCGGATGCCTGACTACCGATACGAGCTGTTCGCCGTAAACCCGGACGGCACCGGCCTCCACCCGCTCACGCAGGCGCCGGAGCAAGCAGCGTTCCCCAGTTTCTTCGCCGCCGGTTCGAAGATCGCCTACTCCGGCGACCTCGCTGCCACGATGAACCCCGATGGATCGGGGAAGCAGGCACTACCGGGCATCGCTCCCCGGCTCTACTTGCGCGTATCGCCCGACGGCACGCACTTCATGTACGAGGCCGGCGACGACTCAAACGCGAAGATCGAAACGGTCAACTTCGACGGCTCGGGAACCCACCGCCTGTTCCCCGACAGCGGCGAGGGCGAATGGTTTCCGACGTGGGCACCCGACAGCCGTCGCATCGCCTACATCAGGATCCCGAGCAGCGGACGTCGCGAAGTGTGGGTCACCGACAGCGACGGCGCGAACGCACACTTCGTCGCCGCACTTCCTCCGTTCTCCGGGTCCAGTCCACCGTCGTTCTCGCCCGACGGGCATCGCATCGCGTTCGCGGGCACCGAGTATCTCGGTGACGGCGTCTATCAGCCACACCTCTTCCTCGTGGGCGACGCCGGCGGCGAGGTCACGGACGTTCCCGTAACACTGCCCGCGACCGGTTTCGGGTCGCCCAGCTTTTCGCCCGACGGACAGCGGCTGGTGTTTGCGGCGAGTGGCGCAAGCCCCGGCCTGTACAGCGTGGCTATCGACGGTACGAATCTCATCCAGCTGACCTCTGGTTCCGATGATGATGACCCGCAGTGGCAGCCGCTGACCGCCGCGAACCTTCCGACAACGACCACCACCACGACCTCGACGACCTCGACGACAGTGCTGAGCAATGCCGCGCCGAAGCCGATCATCACGCTGGCGACGAGCGGCCGAACGCTGCAAGTCAGTGGCGCCCGCTCGACTGATCCCGACGGCACGGTCGCGTCCTACCAATGGCTGTGGGGCGACAAAGCAGGCGGCACCGCTCGGACGAAGTCGGCGACGCACACATACGCCTACGCCGGCACCTACCGCGTGGTGCTCACGGTCACCGACGACGACGGCGCAACGGCCTCGACCGAGACCTGGGTGCACGTCAACTAG
- a CDS encoding O-methyltransferase → MAPRSFLLTDELHAYLLAHMAPLDEVAQSLIDATVALGGVSGMQIAPDQGAFLALLVKLTGARRCIEVGTFTGYSALCVARALPGDGTLLCCDVSDEWTRIGREHWARAGVDHKIDLRIAPAVDTLRALPRDEQFDFAFVDADKPNYVNYIEEIVPRLRSNGVLLVDNVLWGGAVIDASNTDDNTVAIRRTNDFVAAHPNLESVILPVADGLTIARKR, encoded by the coding sequence ATGGCGCCGCGCAGTTTTCTCCTGACCGACGAACTCCACGCCTACCTGCTGGCGCATATGGCGCCGCTCGACGAGGTCGCGCAGTCGCTCATCGACGCGACCGTCGCCCTCGGTGGCGTGAGCGGCATGCAGATCGCACCCGACCAGGGCGCGTTCCTGGCGCTGTTGGTGAAGCTGACGGGCGCGCGCCGGTGCATCGAAGTCGGCACGTTCACCGGCTACTCCGCACTGTGCGTGGCCCGCGCGCTACCCGGCGACGGCACGCTGCTGTGCTGCGACGTCAGCGACGAGTGGACGCGCATCGGGCGCGAGCACTGGGCACGCGCCGGCGTCGATCACAAGATCGACCTGCGGATCGCGCCCGCGGTCGACACGCTGCGGGCGCTCCCCCGCGACGAGCAGTTCGACTTCGCGTTCGTCGACGCCGACAAGCCGAACTACGTCAACTACATAGAGGAAATCGTGCCGCGATTGCGGTCGAATGGCGTGTTGCTCGTGGACAACGTGTTGTGGGGCGGTGCGGTGATCGACGCCAGCAACACCGACGACAACACCGTCGCCATTCGCCGCACCAACGATTTCGTGGCCGCCCACCCCAATCTCGAGTCCGTCATCCTGCCGGTGGCCGACGGGCTCACGATCGCCCGCAAGCGGTAG